In the genome of Mesotoga sp. UBA6090, the window ATTCATTGCTGTCAAAGTTGAGTTTAAGTCCACGAGGATATCCACTTCTGTCCCAGCGTTCGTGGTGACAGTAAGGAATATCCAGTGAAGGCCGGAGGTACTCCACTTGTGACAACACTTCATATGCGGTTACAGGATGAGTTCTCATTACCTTCCATTCTTCTTCATTGAGTGGCCCCTTCTTCAATAGAACGCTGTCTGGTATTGAAATCTTGCCAATATCGTGAAGCAAGGCTCCTCGATAAATACTCTCCAGTTCTTCTTCAGTCACCTCCATCTTTTTGGCAAGACGAACCGTAAGATCAGTTACTCGCCTGGAGTGTTCCTCAGTATCCATATCCCTCATTTCAAGAGATCTCGCGAGAACTTCAAGAGTCTGGTCATAGGCCATTGCTATCTGCCTATTGCTTTCCCGGAGATTTTCCATCATTATAGCAACATCGATCGCTAGAGAGGCTTGACCGGCAAGTGTCTGGAGGAAGTCGTTCCATTCACTGTCCCGACTAACTTCCTTCGTATCGAATACTTCAAGGACTCCTAGTGTCTTACCTCTTGTCTCAAGCGGAACAGCGTGGTAGTCCTCGACTCTCATTTCAATGAGCTTCTTAAGTCTCGGGCAGTTTGTATTACCATGATTAATCGGGCCTGAGTATGACTTCCCCGACAAAACTACACTTCCCGGAATTGTCCCTTCTATTGGGAGTTCCTCGAAATTTATTTCTCCGGCAAAGATGCCCATTCCGTGAGTATATTTGAGGACATTCTCTTCTTTGTCTATGAGAAAGATATCGGCTCCATCGACGTTCAACCTTGAAATGAGCCTTTCCAGGAATACTTCCAACATCTCGTTGAGCTCAAAGTGATAGCTGACTGCCATATCTATTTCATGTAATGCGCGGATATTTTCCAGCCTATGCATCGCACTCCTTTCAGATTCTACAAGCTGTGTGATATCTACGCCTGTCAAAACAAAGTACTCATGCTCCTCCTTCCAGCTCGTAAGGTTGCTTAATGTCCAGCGAACGTGAAGAATTCCAGAGGGGGATTCAAGATCTGCCTCGTAGAAGCTCTC includes:
- a CDS encoding HD domain-containing phosphohydrolase, which translates into the protein MKNPALKVALLYVVFGALWILLSDMIVDWMFVEKRLATHAQTYKGWAFVLFSGFLFYILIHREFHEKNKTQFELVKQKDFSDAVLDTAGVFVAVFDSEGRIIFANDTFEKVLVVTSEEISGQKCTNVFASPELVSWIRKTISEISSEEAESFYEADLESPSGILHVRWTLSNLTSWKEEHEYFVLTGVDITQLVESERSAMHRLENIRALHEIDMAVSYHFELNEMLEVFLERLISRLNVDGADIFLIDKEENVLKYTHGMGIFAGEINFEELPIEGTIPGSVVLSGKSYSGPINHGNTNCPRLKKLIEMRVEDYHAVPLETRGKTLGVLEVFDTKEVSRDSEWNDFLQTLAGQASLAIDVAIMMENLRESNRQIAMAYDQTLEVLARSLEMRDMDTEEHSRRVTDLTVRLAKKMEVTEEELESIYRGALLHDIGKISIPDSVLLKKGPLNEEEWKVMRTHPVTAYEVLSQVEYLRPSLDIPYCHHERWDRSGYPRGLKLNFDSNE